Genomic DNA from Corynebacterium kroppenstedtii:
GTGCCTCAGAGAGCGGGAACGTCCCTCCAATTCGGAACGTCACTGACCCATTGGCCACCATTCCAACAACCGCTTGAACTCGCGATTGCAGTTCACCCGGGCGCGAGGTCCAATCCTTAATGCTCGGCCGGGTCAGGAAAACCGAACCCGCCTCATTCAACAGTTGAGGGTCGATCGGCGGTACTGGCCCCGAGGCCGCACCAAACAAAACCATCGTGCCCGTCGGCCGTAGCGAATGAATTGATGTATCAAATGTCGTCTTCCCTACGCCGTCATACACGACATCCGCACCGCGTCCATCCGTCAACTCACGGATTTTCTCCGGCGAGTAGTCGTCATAATTAATGGTGTAGTCGGCGCCATTATCCCGGGAGAGCTGCGCTTTTTCCTCGGTAGAGGTGATGCTGATGACAGTGGCTCCCCGCGCTTTAGCCATCTGGGTGAGCAGCAAACCGACGCCCCCGGAACCCGCTGTAATGACGCATGTGTCGCCCTCACCCAGCGAATAGCATCCGTCAGACAGGTAATGAGCAGTAATCCCCTGTGTCATTAACGACGCGGCCGTCGGATCATTGATAGTGTCCTCAATAGCCACTGCTGCCGACGCGGGAACCGCCGCGTACTCCGCATACGAGCAGTTCGTGTTGTAGAAAGCAACGCGATCTCCCACGGATAATTCACCCGAGGAGGAAGCGTCGCCGTTATCCTCCCCCTTTGCGACGATGCGCCCAACACCCTCGACACCTGGTGTGTAGGGCAAGTCTGCGGGATAAATTCCCTCCCGAAAATAGGTGTCAATGTAGTTGACACCGGCTGCATCAATCTTCACCAGAACCTCGCCGGGGGCGGGCTGAGGAACGGGGACGTCGTCTTTATATTCCAATGCGTCCGCGCCTCCCGTGTGAGACACCCGAATCGCGTGCATGGTGTTAGGGATAGTTACTGTCTGAGAAGAGCTCATGAACCCCACCATAGGTGATGACGGCGCGTCCAGCAGGGAGAGAATCCCCGGCTACAGGAAGGGAATCCCGGCTTAATGGACGACAGGCGCCCACTCTGGGCCGGTTTCCGCCAACTCGGGGTCCAGTTTCGCGAAGATCGGCTTTGGCTTCCTCAGCGTCGTGCCGGCTTCGATGGGGATGCGCTTCCATGCTGCCTGCTGGTGGGAATACTCACCGGTGATCACATGGTAGGTTCGCCCTTCCTCAGGAAGGCCAACTCCCATGAGCTCAACCGGGGTGTCATCCGTCACTTCGTCGATTCGTGGCATGGCTGCCCATTCGCCGGTGCGGCCCAGGGTTTCATGAACCTTCTGGGCAGCATGTGGCAAGTAGGGCGTGAGCAGCACATTGCAATCGGACACGACCTGCAGCGCAGTGTGCAGCACGACGGCCAGGCGGTCCCGCTGGTCCTCATCCTTAGCTAATTTCCACGGCTCCTGGGCAGCAATGTAGGCATTAGCCTCACCGACCAGATGCATAGCCGCGTTGATCCCGGCGCGGAAACGAGAATGCTCTATATTCTCCGCAACGATGTCGAAGGTTTTCTCCGTGAGGTCGAGAAGGGCCTTATCGTCATCAGTGCGGTCAAGCCCGGAAATATCGGGAACTTCACCGAAATTCTTCGCCGCCATAGACACCGTGCGGTTGATCAAGTTACCCCACGAATTGGCTAACTCGTTATTGTTACGGCGGACGAATTCATCCCAAGTGAAGTCCGTATCGTTGTTTTCTGGACCGGCGACGGCAATGAAGTATCGCAACGGGTCGGGGCCAAATTCGCGGAGGAAATCTTGCACGTAGATAACCACGCCTTTGGACGACGAGAACTTCGATCCCGACATGGTGAGGTATTCGGACGAGACGACTTCTGTCGGCAATTGGAGGTCACCCAACTTGCCTTCGGTGCCCCCGCGTAATCCCAGGCCACGGTATCCCAGCATTTCAGCAGGCCAAATTTGGGAGTGGAAGGTGATATTGTCCTTGCCCATGAAGTAGTAGGACTTAGCCTCAGGGTTG
This window encodes:
- a CDS encoding quinone oxidoreductase family protein, which codes for MSSSQTVTIPNTMHAIRVSHTGGADALEYKDDVPVPQPAPGEVLVKIDAAGVNYIDTYFREGIYPADLPYTPGVEGVGRIVAKGEDNGDASSSGELSVGDRVAFYNTNCSYAEYAAVPASAAVAIEDTINDPTAASLMTQGITAHYLSDGCYSLGEGDTCVITAGSGGVGLLLTQMAKARGATVISITSTEEKAQLSRDNGADYTINYDDYSPEKIRELTDGRGADVVYDGVGKTTFDTSIHSLRPTGTMVLFGAASGPVPPIDPQLLNEAGSVFLTRPSIKDWTSRPGELQSRVQAVVGMVANGSVTFRIGGTFPLSEARKAHEQLQARKTTGSLVLIP
- the metG gene encoding methionine--tRNA ligase, giving the protein MSAPILTSVAWPYANGPRHIGHVAGFGVPSDVFARYQRMRGRDVLMVSGTDEHGTPLLVQAEKEGVSVQQLADTYNKQIVEDLAGLGLSYDLFTRTTTRNHYAIVQELFMTLYSNGYMVKQTTLGAISPSTGRTLPDRYIEGTCPICGASGARGDQCDNCGNQLDPADLIDPVSKINGEKPRFVETEHFLLDLPALADSLGEWLESRKDWRPNVLKFSLNILKDIKPRAMTRDIDWGVPVPLEGWADNKFKKLYVWFDAVVGYLSASIEWAHRIGEPDAWKKWWTNPEAKSYYFMGKDNITFHSQIWPAEMLGYRGLGLRGGTEGKLGDLQLPTEVVSSEYLTMSGSKFSSSKGVVIYVQDFLREFGPDPLRYFIAVAGPENNDTDFTWDEFVRRNNNELANSWGNLINRTVSMAAKNFGEVPDISGLDRTDDDKALLDLTEKTFDIVAENIEHSRFRAGINAAMHLVGEANAYIAAQEPWKLAKDEDQRDRLAVVLHTALQVVSDCNVLLTPYLPHAAQKVHETLGRTGEWAAMPRIDEVTDDTPVELMGVGLPEEGRTYHVITGEYSHQQAAWKRIPIEAGTTLRKPKPIFAKLDPELAETGPEWAPVVH